In Halorientalis sp. LT38, a genomic segment contains:
- the fen gene encoding flap endonuclease-1: MGNADLRDLAVIEEVAYDDLAGSIVAVDAHNWLYRYLTTTVKFTRDSAYTTADGEEVANLIGVLQGLPKFLEHDVTPVFVFDGGVTDLKEDEVEKRREQREKYEAQLEEAREAGDSVKVAELDSRTQRLTDTIVDTTRELLALLDVPVVDAPAEGEAQAARMARAGTVDYAGTEDYDALLFGSPLTLRQLTSSGDPECMDFDATLAEHDLTWEQLVDVGILCGTDFNEGVSGIGPKTAVKAVRDHGDLWGVFEARDVYVENADRVRDLFLDPPVAEDASFDPEITPDIDAARAFVVDEWGVAADEVERGLGRIADATVQTGLDRWT; encoded by the coding sequence ATGGGAAACGCAGATCTGCGCGATCTCGCGGTCATCGAGGAGGTCGCCTACGACGACCTGGCCGGGTCGATCGTCGCCGTCGACGCCCACAACTGGCTGTACCGTTACCTGACGACGACGGTGAAGTTCACCCGCGATTCGGCCTACACCACCGCCGACGGCGAGGAGGTCGCGAACCTCATCGGCGTGCTCCAGGGGCTCCCGAAGTTCCTCGAACACGACGTGACGCCCGTGTTCGTCTTCGACGGCGGCGTCACGGATCTCAAGGAAGACGAAGTCGAGAAGCGACGTGAACAGCGCGAGAAGTACGAGGCCCAGTTAGAGGAAGCCCGCGAGGCCGGCGACTCCGTGAAGGTGGCCGAACTCGACTCCCGCACGCAACGGCTCACCGATACCATCGTCGACACGACCCGTGAACTGCTCGCCCTGCTGGACGTGCCCGTCGTCGACGCGCCCGCGGAGGGCGAGGCCCAGGCCGCACGGATGGCTCGCGCCGGGACCGTCGACTACGCCGGCACGGAGGACTACGACGCGCTCCTCTTTGGCTCGCCGCTGACGCTCCGACAGCTCACCTCCTCGGGGGATCCCGAGTGCATGGACTTCGACGCGACGCTCGCCGAACACGACCTCACCTGGGAGCAACTCGTCGACGTCGGCATCCTCTGCGGGACGGACTTCAACGAGGGCGTCTCGGGCATCGGCCCGAAGACGGCCGTGAAGGCGGTCCGTGACCACGGCGACCTCTGGGGCGTCTTCGAGGCGCGAGACGTCTACGTCGAGAACGCCGACCGCGTCAGGGACCTCTTTCTGGACCCGCCCGTGGCCGAGGACGCGTCCTTCGATCCGGAGATCACCCCCGACATCGACGCCGCCCGCGCGTTCGTCGTCGACGAGTGGGGCGTCGCCGCCGACGAGGTCGAGCGCGGCCTGGGCCGCATCGCGGACGCGACCGTCCAGACCGGCCTGGATCGGTGGACGTGA
- a CDS encoding GNAT family N-acetyltransferase yields MEYELLGWPPDGPTLRLDYRRFSYAGKFVMSATGKAVAREDDAIVAAVAFNEDRTDPDALWLRYVTVREDHRGEGIGPRVCRFATERARDRGYERVRIAVNNPFAFEALSKAGFAYTGEQTGIAELVLAWPGERTRDSYQAGLDAYRERDLSETEAEFLRERAGAEPPAVLESVRPDDD; encoded by the coding sequence ATGGAGTACGAACTGCTCGGGTGGCCGCCGGACGGGCCGACGCTTCGGCTAGACTACCGGCGGTTCAGCTACGCCGGGAAGTTCGTGATGTCCGCCACGGGGAAGGCCGTGGCCCGCGAGGACGACGCGATCGTCGCCGCCGTCGCGTTCAACGAGGACCGAACCGACCCCGACGCCCTCTGGCTCCGCTACGTCACCGTCCGCGAGGACCACCGCGGCGAGGGGATCGGCCCGCGCGTGTGCCGCTTCGCCACCGAACGCGCCCGCGACCGCGGGTACGAACGGGTTCGGATCGCCGTCAACAACCCCTTCGCCTTCGAGGCGCTGTCGAAGGCGGGCTTCGCCTACACGGGAGAGCAGACCGGCATCGCCGAACTGGTGCTGGCCTGGCCCGGCGAGCGCACCCGCGACTCCTACCAGGCCGGCCTCGACGCGTACCGCGAGCGCGACCTCTCGGAGACGGAGGCGGAATTTCTGCGGGAGCGAGCGGGGGCAGAGCCGCCGGCCGTTCTCGAGTCGGTCCGCCCCGACGACGACTGA
- a CDS encoding class I SAM-dependent methyltransferase → MKSDGGDASAVDGPGRIGDVGIFDRVARLYDLKPSTRRRKIEPALDLAEREIARVLDVGGGTGQGVRALDVPTGVVVDAAPGMLARARDRGVDGIRGDAARLPVADDAVDAVLILDALHHMARPAAVLEEAARVLRPGGVLVCLEFDPTTVRGRALVAAEHLFGFDSRFFAPGDLAAMVRAAGLSASIPRGGFEYTVAGVA, encoded by the coding sequence ATGAAATCAGACGGGGGTGACGCGAGCGCGGTGGACGGTCCGGGCCGCATCGGCGACGTCGGCATCTTCGACCGGGTCGCCCGGCTGTACGACCTGAAGCCGTCGACGCGGCGGCGCAAGATCGAACCGGCGCTCGACCTGGCCGAGCGGGAGATCGCTCGCGTCCTCGACGTCGGCGGGGGGACCGGCCAGGGAGTCCGGGCGCTAGACGTTCCCACTGGCGTCGTGGTCGACGCGGCGCCGGGGATGCTCGCCAGGGCCAGAGACCGCGGCGTCGACGGAATTCGGGGTGACGCCGCACGTCTCCCCGTCGCCGACGATGCGGTCGACGCCGTGTTGATTCTGGACGCGCTCCACCACATGGCTCGTCCCGCGGCGGTGCTGGAAGAGGCGGCTCGCGTCCTCCGACCCGGTGGCGTGCTGGTCTGTCTGGAGTTCGACCCGACGACGGTCCGCGGGCGGGCGCTCGTGGCCGCCGAGCACCTGTTCGGGTTCGACTCTCGCTTCTTCGCGCCGGGCGACCTGGCCGCGATGGTTCGCGCGGCGGGGCTCTCGGCGTCGATCCCTCGCGGAGGCTTCGAGTACACCGTCGCTGGGGTCGCGTAG
- a CDS encoding DUF3054 domain-containing protein, translating into MNALDWARRRVDPAAATAVFLAGDLLAIAVFVLMGELSHGYGLADAARIAGTYAQFLLGWLAVSVLAGVYAGDYRRRLRRSTGLVLGAWLGAVLVAQALRSTAAFPGNAAVSFAAVAFFVGGVLLVTWRLTLALVTSRLRSTAPA; encoded by the coding sequence ATGAACGCGCTCGACTGGGCCCGGCGTCGCGTCGATCCCGCGGCCGCGACGGCGGTGTTTCTGGCCGGCGACCTGCTGGCAATCGCCGTGTTCGTGCTGATGGGCGAGTTGAGTCACGGCTACGGGCTCGCGGACGCGGCCCGGATCGCCGGCACCTACGCGCAGTTCCTGCTCGGCTGGCTCGCCGTCTCGGTGCTGGCCGGGGTCTACGCCGGCGACTACCGGCGCCGGTTGAGGCGGTCGACCGGACTGGTCCTCGGCGCGTGGCTCGGGGCGGTCCTCGTCGCGCAGGCGCTCCGGTCGACGGCGGCGTTCCCGGGCAACGCGGCGGTCTCCTTCGCCGCAGTGGCCTTCTTCGTCGGCGGCGTGTTGCTGGTGACCTGGCGGCTGACCCTGGCCCTCGTCACGTCGCGGTTGCGGTCGACGGCACCCGCGTGA
- a CDS encoding MFS transporter, with protein sequence MNSNDRSIVGLVTVAHAMVHTYELSIPVLIPIWLAEFSVIDLGVTQFPVNAATLGALVTVGFALFGLGAIPSGVLVDRLDARLLITVCLLGMGGSFLVLAVSPTPVVIGLAMALWGVAASVYHPTGLSLISRGVEQRGSAFAYHGMAGNVGIAVGPLVTILLLIAFDWRVVVALLAIPAAAAALFAFRADIDERAAVTATDGGDDGDGRADGVSSLGEFLSQSKVLFAGAFAIVFVVTLCSGLYYRGVLTFLPELLRDVPSLAPIQIGSETYEPGDYVYVGLLMVGVLGQFVAGKLTDRGRPEYGILAGFGALAVIGVLFLPVAGLGLAGLLGIAALLGFFLFFVQPFYQASVAEYTPPGARGLSYGFTYLGVFGIGALGASIAGAILTYFSAGTLFVVLAGLATVAAGLGAYLVTRVPSTATAT encoded by the coding sequence GTGAACAGTAACGATCGGTCGATCGTCGGTCTCGTGACGGTCGCGCACGCGATGGTCCACACCTACGAGCTGTCGATCCCGGTGTTGATCCCGATCTGGCTCGCCGAGTTCTCGGTCATCGACCTCGGCGTGACGCAGTTCCCGGTCAACGCCGCGACGCTCGGCGCGCTCGTCACCGTCGGCTTCGCCCTGTTCGGCCTCGGCGCGATTCCCAGCGGCGTCCTGGTCGACCGGCTCGACGCCCGCCTGCTCATCACCGTCTGCCTCCTCGGTATGGGCGGTTCCTTCCTCGTCCTGGCCGTTTCCCCGACGCCCGTCGTCATCGGCCTGGCCATGGCGCTGTGGGGCGTCGCCGCCAGCGTCTACCACCCCACCGGCCTCTCGCTGATCAGCCGCGGCGTCGAACAGCGCGGCAGCGCCTTCGCCTACCACGGCATGGCCGGCAACGTCGGTATCGCCGTCGGCCCGCTGGTGACGATCCTCCTCCTGATCGCCTTCGACTGGCGCGTCGTCGTCGCCTTGCTGGCGATTCCGGCCGCCGCGGCCGCCCTCTTCGCCTTCCGGGCGGACATCGACGAACGGGCGGCCGTCACGGCCACCGACGGGGGCGACGACGGCGACGGCCGCGCGGACGGCGTCTCCTCGCTCGGTGAGTTCCTCTCGCAGTCGAAGGTGCTGTTCGCCGGCGCGTTCGCCATCGTCTTCGTCGTCACGCTCTGCTCCGGGCTGTACTACCGCGGCGTCCTGACCTTCCTGCCCGAACTGCTGCGGGACGTGCCCTCGCTCGCCCCGATCCAGATCGGGTCGGAGACCTACGAGCCCGGCGACTACGTCTACGTCGGCCTGCTGATGGTCGGGGTCCTCGGCCAGTTCGTCGCCGGGAAGCTGACCGACCGCGGGCGCCCCGAGTACGGCATCCTCGCCGGCTTCGGCGCGCTGGCAGTGATCGGCGTCCTCTTCCTGCCGGTCGCCGGCCTCGGCCTCGCCGGATTGCTCGGGATCGCCGCGCTACTCGGCTTCTTCCTCTTTTTCGTCCAGCCGTTCTACCAGGCCAGCGTCGCGGAGTACACGCCGCCGGGCGCGAGAGGGCTCTCCTACGGGTTCACCTACCTGGGCGTGTTCGGGATCGGTGCCCTCGGTGCCTCCATCGCCGGGGCGATCCTGACGTACTTCTCGGCCGGGACGCTGTTCGTGGTCCTCGCGGGGCTGGCGACGGTCGCCGCGGGCCTGGGCGCCTACCTCGTCACGCGGGTGCCGTCGACCGCAACCGCGACGTGA
- a CDS encoding DUF7331 family protein: MSIHNTDTDDDAGEGRHRRYAELDIGEEEFVIYDRENHQAWIQSTVSIPVDEKC, from the coding sequence ATGAGCATCCACAACACGGACACCGACGACGACGCAGGCGAGGGTCGACACCGGCGGTACGCCGAACTCGACATCGGCGAGGAAGAGTTCGTCATCTACGACCGCGAGAACCACCAGGCGTGGATCCAGTCGACAGTGTCGATCCCCGTCGACGAGAAGTGTTGA
- a CDS encoding ornithine cyclodeaminase family protein has translation MSTHKEALFLRSDELADLAAPADYVDAVREGYRQRGEGAPAEPRTSLPSEDPPGFFTGYLAILPDTGAMGTYTYGAGFGAQDAHFMLSLFDSESGEPLALMDGASMNPFKTGAAGAVGIDALAREDATTLSVIGSGSQARGQLRAAVEVRDFDRIDVYSPTKESRESFAAEMNELLDPTVAAVASSAAAVEGADVVITATRATEPVFDGDLLEDGAHVTAMGQYAPDVREVDAETVSRAKYVPDLRARTKTDAGAFMMALESGAISEDHVHAELGEVVAGVEPGRESDEDVTLFDSGGTAIETVAAAHMLYERAVENDLGETLEFAPASQALTGK, from the coding sequence ATGTCGACACACAAGGAAGCCCTGTTCCTCCGGAGCGACGAACTCGCCGACCTGGCCGCCCCGGCCGACTACGTGGACGCCGTCAGAGAGGGATACAGACAGCGCGGTGAGGGCGCGCCCGCAGAGCCGCGGACCTCGCTCCCCAGCGAGGACCCGCCGGGCTTTTTCACCGGCTACCTCGCCATCCTGCCCGACACGGGCGCGATGGGGACCTACACCTACGGCGCCGGGTTCGGCGCACAGGACGCCCACTTCATGCTCTCGCTGTTCGACTCCGAGAGCGGCGAACCCCTCGCGCTGATGGACGGCGCGAGCATGAACCCCTTCAAGACCGGCGCGGCCGGTGCCGTGGGCATCGACGCTCTCGCGCGCGAGGACGCGACGACGCTCTCGGTCATCGGCAGCGGGTCGCAGGCGCGCGGGCAACTCCGCGCCGCCGTCGAGGTCCGTGACTTCGACCGGATCGACGTCTACTCGCCCACGAAGGAGAGCCGCGAGTCGTTCGCCGCGGAGATGAACGAACTCCTGGACCCCACCGTCGCCGCCGTCGCCTCGAGCGCCGCCGCCGTCGAGGGCGCCGACGTGGTGATCACCGCCACTAGAGCCACCGAACCCGTCTTCGACGGCGACCTGCTGGAGGACGGGGCCCACGTCACCGCCATGGGCCAGTACGCGCCCGACGTGCGCGAGGTCGACGCCGAGACCGTCTCGCGTGCAAAGTACGTTCCCGACCTGCGCGCACGGACGAAGACCGACGCCGGCGCGTTCATGATGGCCCTCGAGTCCGGCGCCATCTCCGAGGACCACGTCCACGCCGAACTCGGCGAGGTCGTCGCGGGCGTCGAACCCGGTCGCGAGAGCGACGAGGACGTCACGCTGTTCGACAGCGGCGGGACGGCGATCGAGACCGTCGCTGCGGCGCACATGCTCTACGAACGCGCCGTCGAGAACGACCTCGGCGAGACCCTGGAGTTCGCCCCCGCCAGTCAGGCCCTGACCGGGAAGTGA
- a CDS encoding presenilin family intramembrane aspartyl protease PSH has protein sequence MEQRTRALVASAFIGLIFLLVQLGALALVQPFEAAGYQAVEDPQDPTNSLLYLGAILVATAFMLLAIKYEVDQLIRGFVVFAGVYLSWYVFSVVIPNLVRFQGFNVLAVGAALALGAALLLHPEWYVIDASGVVMGAGAAGLFGISFGLLPAILLLTVLAIYDAVSVYGTEHMLTLASGVMELKVPVVLVVPLTLSYSFLDAEMPDPTGEADGEAADNGGEEAPAPADDESDEADPEEPMDRDALFIGLGDAVIPTVLVASAAFFAPDSVSTVAGLGLTIPVTALGAMLGTLVGLAILLRMVLKGRAHAGLPLLNGGVIGGYLIAAVASGIPLLEALGLAGFL, from the coding sequence ATGGAGCAGCGAACGCGGGCGCTCGTCGCGAGCGCTTTCATCGGACTGATCTTTCTGCTCGTGCAGCTGGGGGCGCTGGCGCTGGTCCAGCCGTTCGAGGCGGCCGGCTACCAGGCCGTCGAGGACCCGCAGGACCCGACGAACAGCCTCCTCTACCTCGGAGCGATCCTCGTCGCCACGGCGTTCATGCTGCTGGCGATCAAGTACGAGGTCGACCAGCTCATCCGCGGGTTCGTCGTCTTCGCCGGGGTCTACCTCTCCTGGTACGTGTTCAGCGTCGTGATCCCGAACCTCGTGCGCTTCCAGGGGTTCAACGTCCTCGCCGTGGGCGCAGCGCTCGCGCTCGGCGCCGCCCTCCTCCTCCATCCCGAGTGGTACGTCATCGACGCCAGCGGCGTGGTCATGGGCGCTGGCGCGGCGGGCCTGTTCGGCATCAGCTTCGGCCTCTTGCCCGCCATCCTGCTGTTGACCGTCCTCGCGATCTACGACGCCGTCAGCGTCTACGGCACCGAGCACATGCTGACGCTCGCGTCGGGCGTCATGGAGCTGAAGGTGCCCGTCGTGCTCGTGGTTCCGCTGACACTGTCGTACTCGTTCCTCGACGCCGAGATGCCGGATCCGACGGGCGAGGCCGATGGAGAGGCCGCGGACAACGGCGGGGAGGAAGCCCCGGCGCCGGCGGACGACGAGAGCGACGAGGCCGACCCCGAGGAACCGATGGATCGGGACGCGCTGTTCATCGGCCTCGGTGACGCCGTGATCCCGACGGTCCTCGTCGCGAGCGCGGCCTTCTTCGCCCCCGATTCAGTGTCCACGGTCGCCGGCCTCGGGCTGACGATCCCCGTCACGGCCCTGGGCGCGATGCTCGGGACGCTCGTCGGCCTGGCGATCCTGTTGCGGATGGTGCTGAAGGGCAGGGCGCACGCCGGCCTCCCGCTGCTCAACGGCGGGGTGATCGGCGGGTATCTGATCGCCGCCGTCGCCAGCGGCATCCCGTTGCTGGAGGCGCTGGGACTGGCCGGCTTCCTCTAG
- a CDS encoding H/ACA ribonucleoprotein complex subunit GAR1, with the protein MQRVGEVVRTAQGLAVVRSPDDGHPDFGTTVVDENLTEIGRVVDVFGPVDRPYVAVSPEDGVRLPTLLGSALYAR; encoded by the coding sequence ATGCAGCGCGTCGGCGAAGTCGTCCGCACCGCCCAGGGACTCGCGGTGGTCCGCTCGCCCGACGACGGTCACCCCGACTTCGGGACGACCGTCGTGGACGAGAACCTGACGGAGATCGGCCGCGTCGTGGACGTGTTCGGCCCGGTCGATCGCCCCTACGTCGCCGTCTCGCCCGAGGATGGGGTTCGGCTCCCGACGCTTCTGGGATCGGCGCTGTACGCGCGGTGA
- the srp19 gene encoding signal recognition particle subunit SRP19, producing the protein MVENVIWPAALDAECSRAEGRRVSREQAVPDPTVDEIAQAVQQVGYDAVIERDKQYPREFEPRGRVLVKDADDATKSDLLGAVAAYLDVIRS; encoded by the coding sequence ATGGTGGAGAACGTCATCTGGCCCGCCGCTCTCGACGCGGAGTGCTCACGCGCCGAGGGCCGTCGGGTCAGCCGGGAGCAGGCCGTTCCCGATCCGACGGTCGACGAGATAGCACAGGCGGTCCAGCAGGTGGGCTACGACGCCGTGATCGAACGCGACAAGCAGTATCCCCGCGAGTTCGAGCCTCGCGGCCGGGTGCTCGTGAAGGACGCCGACGACGCGACCAAGAGCGATCTGCTGGGCGCGGTCGCGGCGTACCTCGACGTGATCCGGTCGTGA